The Niallia alba genome includes a window with the following:
- a CDS encoding Na+/H+ antiporter subunit A — translation MTWLHFMILFPFMFAIFVPFIYKRLTPRIHTGWFVLFVPLIIFIYLLTYIPKMAKGDVFTSTVKWIPAYSINFTTYLDGLSLVFGLLIAGIGSLVILYSIFYLSKHREALHNFYVYLLLFMGAMLGLVMSDNYYVLYVFWEITSVSSFLLIAYWYERDRSRYGAQKAMLITVFGGLAMLAGLIMLSIMADTTSIRETLLQLNQIHSHELFIPAMILILLGAFTKSAQFPFSIWLPDAMEAPTPISAYLHSATMVKAGIYLVARLTPIFGGTIEWFWLVVGIGIFTLLYGSFNAVKQTDLKALLAYSTISQLGLIMSLLGLGSAALYKDLGVDEAALYATAIFAAIFHLVNHSTFKGSLFMVVGIIDHETGTRDLRRLGGLIHLMPISFTLTVIGSFSMAGLPPFNGFLSKEMFFTAVVNASHMEIFNLQHIGILLTIVAWIASVFTFIYCMILVFKTFRGKNKAPKLDKEVHEAPIGLLISPMILGVLVIVFFFIPNLVSKYLLKPAFASILPSLAHTVDSKKISAFHGFNTELWMTIGVVALGTILYLLLKKWYKIYRLYPQAFTLSNLYNLSLEYVEKLSKSITNFYMTGFLRDYLVYIFGFIIIIIGGSLLLFNGVTFDMSQDSPISIFDIGIVIAMIISSVTVLLSKSRITSIVAVGALGFLVSFFFVLFRAPDLALTQLVVETVTTVLFLLCFYHLPQLKKEISRVRFKAVNAIVSIGVGVVVTIIALSANGTHLFDSISSYYEDSYKLAGAKNIVNAILVDFRGIDTMLEILVLTVAGLGVYTLIKVKLVGGDKNEETK, via the coding sequence ATGACTTGGTTACATTTTATGATCTTATTTCCATTTATGTTTGCAATATTTGTACCTTTTATTTATAAAAGGCTAACGCCACGAATTCATACTGGCTGGTTCGTGCTATTTGTTCCATTAATCATTTTTATTTATTTGTTGACGTATATCCCGAAAATGGCAAAAGGAGATGTTTTTACTTCTACAGTCAAGTGGATACCTGCATATAGTATTAACTTTACTACGTATTTAGATGGGCTTAGCCTAGTTTTTGGATTGTTAATTGCAGGGATAGGAAGCTTAGTCATTTTATATTCTATTTTCTATTTATCAAAACATCGAGAAGCGTTGCATAACTTTTATGTATACTTATTGCTATTCATGGGAGCAATGCTTGGGTTAGTAATGTCTGATAATTATTATGTTTTATATGTGTTTTGGGAAATTACTAGTGTGTCGTCCTTTTTGTTAATTGCTTATTGGTATGAAAGGGACCGTTCAAGATATGGAGCACAAAAGGCAATGTTGATTACTGTTTTTGGCGGACTTGCGATGCTAGCTGGTTTGATCATGTTGTCTATTATGGCAGATACAACAAGTATTAGAGAGACGTTGCTTCAACTTAATCAAATCCATAGCCATGAACTATTTATACCTGCTATGATCTTAATTTTGCTCGGAGCATTTACGAAGTCGGCCCAATTTCCGTTTAGTATATGGCTTCCTGATGCAATGGAAGCACCAACGCCAATTAGTGCATACTTACATTCTGCGACGATGGTAAAAGCAGGGATTTATCTGGTTGCACGTTTAACACCAATTTTTGGCGGAACAATAGAGTGGTTTTGGCTTGTTGTAGGCATAGGGATTTTTACTTTATTATATGGGTCCTTTAATGCTGTGAAACAGACTGATTTAAAGGCATTATTAGCATACTCGACTATAAGTCAATTAGGATTAATTATGAGCTTGCTGGGGCTAGGATCTGCTGCGTTATATAAGGATTTAGGAGTAGATGAGGCAGCGTTATATGCGACGGCTATCTTTGCAGCTATTTTTCACTTAGTAAACCATTCAACGTTTAAGGGTTCTTTATTTATGGTAGTAGGAATTATTGACCATGAGACTGGTACTCGGGATTTGAGAAGACTAGGCGGTCTCATTCACTTAATGCCTATTTCCTTTACCCTTACAGTAATTGGCAGTTTTTCAATGGCAGGTCTTCCTCCATTTAATGGTTTCTTAAGTAAAGAAATGTTCTTTACAGCTGTAGTGAATGCATCGCATATGGAAATATTTAATCTTCAGCATATTGGAATCTTACTTACGATTGTCGCTTGGATTGCCAGTGTGTTTACATTTATTTATTGTATGATTTTAGTTTTTAAAACCTTTAGAGGAAAAAATAAAGCACCTAAACTAGATAAAGAGGTGCATGAAGCACCTATTGGCTTATTAATCTCGCCAATGATCTTAGGTGTACTTGTGATTGTTTTCTTCTTTATTCCTAATCTCGTATCAAAGTATTTATTAAAACCAGCCTTTGCCTCTATTTTGCCGTCACTTGCACATACGGTTGACTCTAAGAAAATTAGTGCCTTCCATGGGTTTAATACAGAACTTTGGATGACAATTGGTGTGGTAGCATTGGGAACGATTTTATATTTACTACTAAAAAAATGGTATAAGATTTATCGTCTATATCCACAAGCCTTTACATTAAGCAACTTATATAATCTTAGCTTGGAGTATGTAGAAAAGCTGTCTAAATCCATTACTAATTTTTATATGACAGGATTTCTACGTGATTACTTAGTCTATATTTTTGGATTCATTATTATAATCATCGGAGGTTCCTTGCTGCTGTTTAATGGAGTTACGTTTGATATGTCTCAAGATTCTCCGATAAGTATTTTTGATATAGGAATAGTCATTGCGATGATTATTAGCTCCGTTACAGTTCTACTCTCCAAATCAAGAATTACCTCGATTGTGGCTGTAGGAGCGTTAGGGTTTCTAGTTTCGTTTTTCTTTGTTCTTTTCAGAGCTCCAGATTTAGCATTGACTCAATTAGTAGTAGAAACAGTAACCACCGTTTTATTTCTACTGTGCTTCTATCATTTACCGCAATTAAAGAAGGAAATCAGCAGAGTTCGTTTTAAAGCGGTTAATGCTATTGTTTCTATAGGAGTAGGTGTTGTAGTAACGATTATTGCTCTTTCTGCTAACGGTACACATTTGTTTGACTCTATTTCGAGTTACTATGAGGATTCCTATAAGCTGGCCGGGGCAAAAAATATCGTAAATGCCATTTTGGTTGATTTTCGTGGAATAGATACTATGTTAGAGATTCTTGTGCTTACCGTTGCAGGCTTAGGTGTATACACGTTAATAAAGGTAAAACTAGTAGGAGGGGATAAAAATGAAGAAACCAAATGA
- a CDS encoding universal stress protein — protein MVNGKERMDESILVCVYYGPNGERLIQRGCKLANMLDCPLYILTVDSKPFDELDAEKSNYIARWKELAEHHSADAFIIKDKESRPISKVVAEVAREKNITQIVLGQTAQSRWEQIAKGSIINSLLREIPFVDLHIISVARFLKNPEGQYEKGVRAYLVKEQNGYRLIFNHTKQVAYEGIFFKEHGTDFNNGVFKFMKDKETLQVQVHEDIVNELTNVDIDTNASNDDDYL, from the coding sequence ATGGTAAATGGAAAAGAACGCATGGATGAAAGTATTCTTGTCTGCGTTTATTACGGTCCTAACGGTGAACGTCTTATACAACGTGGTTGTAAATTAGCTAATATGCTTGATTGTCCACTCTATATCCTAACAGTGGATTCAAAGCCATTCGATGAGTTAGATGCAGAAAAATCAAATTATATCGCAAGATGGAAAGAATTGGCTGAACATCATAGCGCTGATGCGTTTATCATTAAAGATAAGGAATCTAGACCAATCTCCAAAGTAGTTGCAGAAGTAGCTAGAGAAAAGAACATCACACAAATCGTCCTTGGTCAAACAGCGCAAAGTCGTTGGGAGCAGATTGCAAAAGGCTCGATTATTAATTCGTTATTACGTGAAATTCCTTTTGTTGATCTTCATATCATTTCTGTTGCCCGTTTTTTGAAAAATCCAGAGGGACAATATGAAAAAGGTGTACGTGCATATTTAGTAAAAGAACAAAATGGATACCGCCTAATCTTCAATCATACAAAACAAGTAGCTTATGAAGGAATTTTCTTTAAAGAACACGGTACGGACTTTAATAATGGTGTATTCAAATTTATGAAAGATAAAGAAACGCTGCAAGTGCAAGTACACGAGGACATTGTTAACGAATTAACAAATGTTGACATCGACACGAATGCTAGTAACGATGATGATTATCTATAG
- a CDS encoding tyrosine-type recombinase/integrase, with amino-acid sequence MEYVDPIKEIESINAIKEVLRKQSQRDLLLFVLGINTGIRVSDLLALKVQDVRDESGIKEFLYLRDSGEVKAYYLNSKVHAELESYLQEHEFKEDEFLFKSQKNNQPITRQQAYRIINKAAKLVGITGKIGMHTLRKTFGYHAYRKGIAISLLMDVYNHTSRSETLKYIGIKKQEKRLVKVDVNL; translated from the coding sequence ATGGAATATGTCGATCCTATAAAAGAAATTGAAAGTATTAATGCGATTAAAGAAGTGCTAAGGAAACAATCACAAAGAGATTTGCTCCTTTTTGTGTTAGGTATTAATACAGGAATAAGAGTTAGTGATCTACTCGCATTGAAAGTTCAGGATGTAAGGGATGAATCAGGGATTAAGGAGTTTTTGTATCTTCGTGATTCAGGTGAAGTAAAGGCATACTATTTAAACAGTAAGGTGCATGCTGAATTAGAAAGTTATTTGCAAGAACATGAATTCAAAGAGGATGAGTTTCTTTTTAAGTCTCAGAAGAATAATCAACCGATTACCCGCCAGCAGGCATATCGGATTATTAATAAGGCTGCGAAGTTAGTTGGAATTACGGGGAAGATTGGAATGCACACATTAAGAAAAACATTTGGCTATCATGCGTATCGAAAAGGGATTGCTATTTCGTTATTGATGGATGTATACAATCATACCTCTCGTTCGGAAACGCTAAAATATATAGGCATTAAAAAACAAGAAAAAAGACTAGTAAAAGTGGATGTCAATCTCTAA
- a CDS encoding histidine--tRNA ligase has product MKKMNYQNVKGTLDYLPEEEGIRRIIRRTIEDVFIQYGCKPIETPILNYQELLASKYGGGAEILEEMYTLSDRGKRELALRYDLTIPFAKVVAMNPTIKMPFKRYEIGKVFRDGPIKTGRYREFTQCDVDIVGVQSQMAEAELMIMALDIFKKLKMDVTIQYNNRKLLAGFLRQLNITGQMINRVILILDKIEKISKDKMKAELREAGLEQMAIDAIEAFLQKDLDGIVEQYQQMAEKEESIKQGLEEWNELQSYIKRLGMEPYCVFNPFLARGLEIYTGTIYEIFLTDKRVKSSIGSGGRYDNTIGGLIDSQETYATVGISFGLDVILSALLLEETCLDAKGLDYYIIPIGCSMEALLVAKALRDQGFKVELELGKKKLAKALEKANKEGVKKVVMIGEKEVAGNTYTVRDMETGEEWLEKFNY; this is encoded by the coding sequence ATGAAGAAGATGAATTACCAAAATGTAAAGGGAACGCTCGATTATTTGCCGGAGGAGGAAGGAATCAGAAGAATTATTCGAAGAACGATTGAAGATGTATTTATTCAGTATGGCTGTAAACCGATTGAGACACCTATCTTAAATTATCAAGAGTTGCTTGCTTCTAAATACGGAGGAGGAGCAGAAATCTTAGAAGAAATGTACACTCTTTCCGATCGGGGCAAAAGAGAGCTTGCATTACGCTATGACTTAACCATTCCATTTGCGAAGGTTGTGGCAATGAACCCAACGATAAAAATGCCTTTTAAACGCTATGAGATTGGCAAAGTTTTTAGAGATGGGCCGATCAAGACAGGCAGATACCGAGAGTTTACGCAATGTGATGTTGATATTGTAGGTGTTCAATCACAAATGGCAGAAGCAGAGCTCATGATCATGGCATTGGATATTTTTAAAAAGTTAAAAATGGACGTAACCATTCAATATAATAATCGGAAATTATTAGCTGGGTTTCTCCGTCAATTGAATATTACAGGGCAAATGATAAACCGAGTGATTTTGATTTTAGATAAAATCGAAAAAATTAGTAAAGATAAAATGAAGGCGGAACTAAGAGAAGCTGGATTAGAACAAATGGCGATAGACGCAATTGAAGCATTTTTACAAAAGGACTTGGATGGCATAGTGGAGCAGTATCAACAGATGGCTGAAAAGGAAGAGAGTATTAAACAAGGGCTAGAAGAATGGAACGAATTACAATCTTATATAAAACGGCTAGGAATGGAGCCATATTGTGTATTCAATCCATTTCTTGCGAGAGGTCTTGAAATTTATACAGGAACCATTTATGAAATTTTCTTAACTGACAAAAGAGTGAAGTCGAGCATTGGTAGTGGAGGAAGATATGATAACACGATAGGTGGTTTAATTGATTCCCAGGAAACCTATGCAACGGTTGGTATTTCCTTTGGATTAGATGTAATTTTATCCGCACTTTTATTAGAAGAGACTTGTTTAGACGCTAAAGGATTAGATTATTACATTATTCCGATTGGTTGTTCAATGGAAGCTCTTTTAGTGGCAAAAGCCCTTCGAGACCAAGGGTTTAAAGTAGAACTAGAATTAGGAAAGAAAAAACTTGCAAAAGCTTTAGAAAAAGCAAATAAAGAAGGTGTCAAAAAGGTAGTTATGATAGGAGAAAAGGAAGTGGCTGGAAATACCTATACAGTTAGAGATATGGAAACGGGAGAGGAATGGTTGGAAAAATTTAATTATTAA
- a CDS encoding IS4 family transposase, with protein sequence MDKITRKTSFGQWFSPINLQLFEENVKTLKLDFYTKKLTTESFLKLLLFAQLEEVESLHALSDCLFDDQLQKGIDLDSISISQLSRRLNGMNPDLFQKLFLDLVSQIHAKTHNTKLVMPLKIIDSSTLPLNLTNHKWAKFRKTKAGVKLHLRLVFMEKGISYPEKAIMTTAKEHDRGQLEVMVDDKECMYVFDRGYLDYERFDRMTDDGYFFLSRLRKNAVIREVYDFKLPENTSVLSDQMVLIGTTQNRAENYFRLLKVIDSKGNELHLITNRFDLSAEEISKMYKSRWAIELFFKWIKQHLHIKKFYGQSEWAIQNQVFIALIVFCLHVLAQIETKSKRKTLQISRYLRAALWKPAHIWLRKIEGKTIP encoded by the coding sequence ATGGACAAGATTACACGAAAAACTTCATTTGGACAATGGTTTTCACCAATAAATCTTCAATTATTTGAAGAAAACGTGAAAACGTTGAAATTAGATTTCTATACGAAAAAACTAACGACAGAGTCATTTCTAAAATTATTACTTTTTGCGCAGCTAGAAGAAGTCGAAAGTCTGCATGCGCTGAGCGATTGTCTTTTCGATGATCAACTGCAAAAGGGCATTGATCTTGATTCTATCAGTATTTCCCAACTCTCACGCCGTTTAAATGGCATGAATCCAGACTTATTCCAAAAGCTTTTCCTTGATTTAGTTTCACAAATTCATGCCAAAACGCACAACACGAAACTTGTGATGCCATTAAAAATCATTGATTCAAGCACATTGCCTCTCAATTTGACTAATCATAAATGGGCAAAATTCCGCAAAACAAAAGCGGGTGTTAAATTGCACTTACGCCTTGTGTTTATGGAAAAAGGTATATCCTATCCCGAAAAGGCCATTATGACAACGGCCAAAGAACATGACCGCGGTCAGCTTGAAGTAATGGTTGATGACAAGGAATGTATGTATGTGTTTGACCGTGGTTACTTAGACTACGAACGCTTTGATCGGATGACAGATGACGGCTACTTTTTCCTTTCTAGGCTGCGAAAAAACGCAGTCATACGGGAGGTTTACGATTTTAAACTACCCGAGAATACATCTGTTTTGTCGGATCAAATGGTGTTGATTGGTACGACGCAAAACCGTGCCGAAAATTACTTTCGTCTTCTAAAAGTGATTGATTCAAAAGGAAATGAGCTTCATTTAATCACAAATCGTTTTGATTTAAGTGCTGAAGAAATCTCAAAGATGTATAAATCACGCTGGGCGATTGAGTTATTTTTCAAATGGATTAAACAACATCTCCATATCAAAAAGTTTTACGGCCAAAGCGAATGGGCAATTCAGAATCAAGTGTTTATCGCACTTATTGTTTTTTGCCTGCATGTTCTCGCACAAATCGAGACAAAAAGTAAACGAAAAACCCTACAAATTAGCCGATATTTACGGGCAGCTTTGTGGAAACCAGCACATATTTGGCTTCGAAAGATTGAAGGAAAAACCATTCCTTAA
- a CDS encoding CPBP family intramembrane glutamic endopeptidase, with protein sequence MIVYIILFTCMDVFVIENSTEKEIDFYFKMGFHVTVFMWILYSFRKNNLSIKAVIFHPRKEKSSWGKYVFLELLGDLIAVTLLFFIILIIALNSESLIQEIINSDSEVGDSTFFIGSLFVTILVAPIVEELLFRGILFNKWSESLGAKKALFITSFLFGVLHIGSSPIFIGQLLAGFLFCLVYMRMKSLVLPILLHIGNNSISSIGMLINAGDDTNIPDIALMLSQMKVAAIISGVILLILVPIYSFFMYKLSLVLHKCC encoded by the coding sequence TTGATCGTATATATTATATTATTTACTTGCATGGATGTTTTTGTCATAGAAAATAGTACAGAGAAAGAGATTGATTTCTATTTTAAGATGGGATTTCATGTTACAGTTTTTATGTGGATCCTGTATTCCTTTAGAAAAAATAATCTGTCTATTAAAGCAGTTATATTTCATCCAAGGAAAGAAAAGTCCTCGTGGGGAAAGTATGTTTTTCTAGAATTATTAGGAGATCTAATTGCTGTAACCTTATTATTTTTTATAATCTTAATTATAGCTTTGAACTCTGAGTCGCTTATTCAAGAAATAATAAATAGTGATAGTGAAGTGGGAGACTCGACTTTTTTTATTGGGAGTCTGTTTGTTACCATTCTCGTTGCGCCAATTGTAGAAGAGTTGTTGTTTAGAGGAATATTGTTCAATAAGTGGAGTGAATCATTAGGTGCCAAAAAGGCATTATTTATTACCTCGTTTTTATTTGGGGTTCTTCATATTGGAAGTTCACCAATTTTTATCGGGCAGTTATTAGCTGGATTCCTATTTTGCTTAGTATATATGAGAATGAAATCGTTAGTGTTGCCAATACTTTTACATATAGGAAATAATAGTATAAGTAGTATAGGCATGTTAATAAATGCAGGTGATGACACAAACATACCGGATATCGCTCTAATGTTAAGTCAAATGAAAGTAGCTGCTATTATTTCAGGGGTTATTTTACTAATATTGGTTCCGATATATAGTTTTTTTATGTATAAATTATCACTAGTGTTGCATAAATGTTGTTAG
- a CDS encoding copper homeostasis protein CutC encodes MIKEVCVENFTLVPSAIKKGAHRIELCDNLSVGGTTVSYGVAAKTVSYCRNTNTKVMAIVRPRGGNFIYNEDEVDIMCQDIHLFNQLGINGIVIGCLNRDNWIDEGAMEKCLTAAAGMEITFHMAFDEIAPKRKRQAIDWLISHGVHRILTHGGPLSTRIEDNLSALKSYIEHASEKIIIIPGGGITSANLPFLSSELGMKEAHGTKIVGDLSHS; translated from the coding sequence ATGATAAAAGAAGTCTGTGTTGAAAACTTCACCCTCGTTCCAAGTGCTATTAAAAAGGGGGCGCATCGAATTGAGTTATGCGATAACCTTTCAGTTGGAGGAACAACTGTTAGTTATGGTGTTGCTGCAAAGACTGTTTCCTATTGCCGAAATACAAATACAAAGGTGATGGCCATCGTTCGTCCAAGAGGCGGCAACTTTATTTATAACGAAGATGAAGTGGATATTATGTGCCAAGATATCCATCTGTTTAACCAGCTTGGCATTAACGGAATAGTAATTGGCTGTCTAAATAGAGATAATTGGATCGATGAAGGGGCGATGGAGAAATGCTTAACCGCTGCTGCTGGCATGGAGATTACCTTTCATATGGCTTTTGATGAAATTGCTCCAAAGCGAAAACGCCAAGCAATTGACTGGCTCATTTCCCATGGTGTGCACCGTATTTTAACACATGGAGGTCCACTATCGACAAGAATAGAAGACAATCTATCTGCACTTAAAAGTTATATAGAACATGCTTCTGAAAAAATTATTATTATTCCCGGTGGCGGAATTACGTCTGCTAACCTTCCATTCCTTTCTTCCGAATTAGGAATGAAAGAAGCACACGGAACGAAAATTGTTGGGGATTTATCCCACTCTTAA